One part of the Candidatus Atribacteria bacterium ADurb.Bin276 genome encodes these proteins:
- the pyrK_1 gene encoding Dihydroorotate dehydrogenase B (NAD(+)), electron transfer subunit — protein sequence MVKIIKKEVLTPQIKLMVIDAPRVAQHAKAGQFVIVRINEEGERIPLTIADFDPEKGTVTIIFQEVGKSTIQLGELDEGDYMADFVGPLGKEIEEKNFGHVVCVGGGVGIAPVYPKARALKMLDNRITSIIGARSSDLLFWEDRMQSVSDALYVTTDDGSYGEKGFVTSVLDRVIQKEKIDLVIAVGPLMMMKMVSLLTKKYELPTLVSLNPIMVDGTGMCGCCRVTVGKECKFTCVDGPVFDGHSVDYDELLARQRNYLEEEKRAVESWQMKKAEEGVHHVK from the coding sequence GTGGTAAAAATTATTAAAAAAGAAGTACTCACACCGCAGATCAAACTTATGGTTATCGATGCACCAAGAGTAGCTCAACACGCTAAAGCCGGACAATTTGTTATTGTGCGTATTAATGAAGAAGGCGAAAGAATACCACTTACTATTGCTGATTTTGATCCAGAAAAAGGAACGGTTACCATTATTTTCCAAGAAGTTGGGAAAAGTACTATACAATTAGGAGAGTTGGATGAAGGAGATTATATGGCAGATTTTGTAGGACCTTTGGGGAAAGAGATAGAAGAAAAAAACTTTGGCCATGTAGTCTGTGTAGGAGGAGGGGTTGGAATCGCCCCGGTTTATCCCAAAGCCCGAGCGTTAAAAATGTTAGATAATCGCATAACATCGATAATTGGAGCCCGTTCTTCAGATCTTCTCTTTTGGGAGGATCGGATGCAATCAGTTAGTGATGCCCTTTACGTGACGACTGATGATGGTTCTTATGGAGAAAAAGGTTTTGTGACTTCGGTTCTTGATCGGGTCATTCAAAAAGAAAAAATTGATTTAGTTATAGCTGTGGGTCCTTTAATGATGATGAAAATGGTAAGTCTTTTAACCAAGAAATATGAACTCCCGACCCTGGTAAGTTTAAATCCTATTATGGTGGACGGGACCGGTATGTGTGGTTGTTGCCGGGTAACCGTTGGGAAGGAATGTAAATTTACTTGTGTTGATGGACCGGTTTTTGATGGTCATAGCGTTGATTATGATGAGCTTTTAGCTCGTCAAAGAAATTACCTTGAAGAAGAAAAAAGAGCTGTTGAGAGCTGGCAGATGAAAAAAGCCGAGGAAGGAGTTCACCATGTCAAATAA
- the gcvH_2 gene encoding Glycine cleavage system H protein gives MNIPKDLLYTPEHLWVKEENGVYRCGITDFAQEELGDLVYVELPKPNLTVKKGDKIGDVESIKTVSNLYSPISGVITEVNSLLENKPEVINQSPYEKGWICVIQSNQPDEIKQLLSSDDYNKIIQENK, from the coding sequence ATGAATATTCCCAAAGATTTATTGTATACTCCCGAGCATTTGTGGGTAAAAGAGGAAAATGGTGTTTATCGCTGTGGCATCACTGATTTTGCTCAGGAAGAATTAGGAGATCTTGTGTATGTTGAGCTACCGAAGCCAAACCTAACGGTTAAAAAAGGAGATAAAATCGGTGATGTTGAATCGATTAAAACCGTATCCAACCTTTATTCACCAATTTCTGGTGTCATAACTGAAGTGAATTCTCTCCTTGAAAATAAACCAGAGGTCATTAATCAAAGTCCTTATGAAAAAGGATGGATTTGTGTTATTCAATCTAACCAGCCGGATGAAATCAAGCAGTTGTTAAGCTCTGATGATTATAATAAAATTATTCAAGAGAATAAATAA
- the lpd gene encoding Dihydrolipoyl dehydrogenase, whose translation MKQTDLVIIGGGPAGYAAAIRAGQKGIKTLLIESRDIGGTCLNRGCIPTKAFFRSQEVFHLSERAAEFGVQVKVDGVDWTRIVARKNKVVKQLTGGVRFLLKKAGVEVIDGIGSFLDKQTIEVIEKEKKKETIQVKHILIATGSKSAHLPVPGVDLDGVIDSDEVLDLPSIPEKLVVIGGGYIGMEMACILNTFGTQVEVIEMLPNILPIADSEVVKLLVEILEKRGLKIHTNAKVVRISKDKKLQVSYEQNSETKVAEGDYVLIATGRVPMTDHLYPEKAGIKIDRKAITTDLQMKTSVPSIFAAGDVNGKYLLAHVAFKEAEVAINNIMGKEATMNYRVVPNCIFCSPEISSVGLTEDEAITSGFDVKVGKFPFRAVGKALIEGETEGFTKIIADQKTGEILGAHIIGPRASDLIGELTLAMALESTPEEIAHTIHPHPTLTETVMEAADSVFGSSLHLF comes from the coding sequence ATGAAACAAACCGATCTGGTTATTATTGGAGGTGGGCCGGCAGGTTATGCGGCGGCTATTCGTGCAGGACAAAAAGGAATAAAAACTCTTTTAATTGAAAGTCGTGATATTGGAGGAACTTGTTTAAACCGAGGTTGTATTCCAACTAAAGCGTTTTTTCGGTCGCAGGAAGTTTTTCATCTGAGTGAACGGGCTGCGGAATTTGGAGTTCAGGTAAAAGTAGATGGGGTGGATTGGACTCGAATTGTGGCTCGGAAGAATAAAGTTGTCAAACAATTAACCGGAGGAGTTCGATTTTTATTAAAAAAAGCCGGAGTAGAAGTTATCGATGGGATTGGTTCATTCCTGGATAAACAGACAATTGAAGTCATAGAGAAAGAGAAAAAGAAAGAAACCATTCAAGTCAAACACATCCTTATTGCTACCGGTTCGAAATCTGCTCATTTACCGGTTCCAGGGGTGGATTTGGATGGAGTCATTGATAGCGATGAAGTATTGGATTTACCATCTATTCCGGAAAAATTAGTCGTGATTGGCGGTGGTTATATCGGAATGGAAATGGCCTGTATTCTCAACACCTTTGGAACTCAAGTTGAAGTGATTGAAATGCTGCCCAATATTCTTCCCATTGCCGATAGCGAGGTCGTCAAGCTTTTAGTTGAAATATTAGAAAAGAGAGGCTTGAAGATTCATACCAATGCCAAGGTGGTTAGAATTTCTAAAGATAAAAAACTCCAAGTATCCTATGAACAAAATTCTGAGACCAAGGTGGCTGAAGGAGATTATGTTTTAATCGCTACCGGAAGAGTACCAATGACTGACCATCTTTATCCAGAGAAAGCCGGAATAAAGATTGATCGAAAAGCGATCACTACTGATTTGCAAATGAAAACTTCGGTACCATCAATTTTTGCTGCTGGAGATGTTAATGGGAAATATCTTTTAGCCCATGTTGCTTTTAAAGAAGCAGAAGTAGCTATTAATAATATCATGGGAAAAGAAGCAACCATGAATTACCGAGTCGTACCAAATTGTATTTTTTGTTCACCAGAAATCAGCTCAGTAGGTTTAACCGAGGATGAAGCTATTACATCAGGGTTCGATGTGAAAGTTGGGAAGTTTCCTTTCCGGGCAGTTGGGAAAGCCTTGATTGAAGGAGAAACCGAAGGATTTACTAAAATTATTGCTGACCAAAAAACTGGTGAGATATTGGGTGCTCATATAATTGGGCCTCGTGCATCGGATCTGATTGGTGAGTTAACCTTGGCAATGGCACTGGAATCAACCCCCGAAGAGATTGCCCATACCATTCATCCTCATCCTACTCTCACTGAAACCGTTATGGAGGCAGCCGATTCAGTATTCGGATCTTCATTACATCTATTTTAA
- the dut gene encoding Deoxyuridine 5'-triphosphate nucleotidohydrolase — protein MKKKMVIKFKKLTNRAYIPRFAYPDDACFDLFSPVETVIYPQKSVIIDLEIASEFPSGFEVVLRPRSGLGIKKGIMIHIGTIDSGYRGNWMVRLFNFGDHPYTIQAGDRIAQGALREIPQVEIIESDEISSTSRGTNGLGSTGR, from the coding sequence ATGAAGAAAAAAATGGTTATTAAATTTAAGAAGTTAACCAATCGTGCTTATATCCCGCGGTTTGCTTATCCGGATGATGCTTGTTTCGATCTTTTCAGTCCGGTTGAAACGGTAATTTATCCTCAAAAAAGCGTCATTATTGATCTCGAAATTGCTTCAGAGTTCCCCTCAGGTTTTGAAGTCGTATTAAGACCTCGGAGCGGTTTAGGAATTAAAAAAGGGATAATGATTCATATTGGCACGATTGACTCTGGTTATCGAGGGAATTGGATGGTTAGATTATTTAATTTCGGTGATCATCCTTACACCATTCAAGCTGGAGATCGAATTGCTCAGGGAGCACTAAGGGAAATTCCACAAGTTGAAATTATTGAAAGCGATGAAATATCTTCCACTTCTCGTGGAACCAATGGTTTGGGATCAACCGGAAGATAA
- the malP gene encoding Maltodextrin phosphorylase, which yields MKYLPLLVEPMVWDQPEDKKTEVFELGVYKMDSIKNLQKEETIAYFSMEIALTHEIPTYSGGLGVLAGDTVRAAADFAIPFVAVTLLSRKGYFRQEITPDGWQKELPIIWDVEKYLEPLEHQVQVTISGRTVYIGAWLYNWKSVSGGVVPVIFLDTNLDKNAEEDRNITDFLYGGDREYRLKQEIVLGIGGTRMLDTLGLNVRKYHINEGHAAFLTLELLNKNKRSLEEVWEEDKIWDIDQVKNLCVFTTHTPVEAGHDKFSYDLVKKVFGEYIPLSILKKLAGNDVLNMTLLALNLSGYVNGVAKRHSEVSRNMFPGYIIHDITNGVHSFTWTSNSFRELFDRYIPGWARETELLTRVDIIPDEEIWEAGQAEKRVLLDFVKEKTGISLNENILTIGFARRMTAYKRPHFIFTDLERLKRVKRKGDFQIIFAGKAHPHDEEGKRLIQSIIQIAKTLQNEIKIIFLEDYNIEIAKKLVCGVDVWLNTPQRPLEASGTSGMKAAHNGALNFSVLDGWWVEGCLEGITGWAIGPAPNEKSDPAEQSREEIDDLYNKLEYLILPTYYQRIDWWIKMMKNSIGKIASYFNTHRMMEHYITEAYFHHIVTHHTNGNRLIV from the coding sequence ATGAAATATCTTCCACTTCTCGTGGAACCAATGGTTTGGGATCAACCGGAAGATAAAAAAACTGAAGTATTCGAATTGGGAGTGTATAAAATGGATAGCATTAAAAATTTACAAAAGGAAGAAACGATTGCATACTTTTCTATGGAAATCGCTTTAACTCATGAAATTCCTACTTATAGTGGAGGGCTTGGCGTTCTGGCTGGGGATACGGTTCGAGCGGCTGCGGATTTCGCTATACCTTTTGTTGCTGTCACCCTACTCAGTCGTAAGGGATATTTCCGTCAAGAAATAACTCCTGATGGGTGGCAGAAAGAGTTACCCATCATTTGGGATGTGGAGAAATACCTTGAACCGCTTGAGCACCAAGTTCAAGTAACTATATCAGGACGAACTGTTTATATCGGAGCTTGGTTGTATAACTGGAAAAGTGTATCAGGCGGGGTCGTGCCAGTGATTTTTCTCGACACCAATTTGGACAAAAATGCTGAAGAAGACCGCAATATAACCGATTTCTTATATGGTGGAGACCGAGAATATCGTCTAAAACAAGAAATTGTTTTGGGTATCGGCGGGACGAGAATGCTGGACACCCTAGGTTTAAATGTAAGAAAATACCATATTAATGAAGGTCATGCCGCCTTTCTGACTTTAGAGCTTCTTAACAAGAACAAGAGAAGTCTCGAAGAAGTTTGGGAAGAGGATAAAATTTGGGACATCGACCAGGTAAAAAACTTGTGCGTTTTTACAACTCACACCCCAGTTGAAGCCGGTCATGATAAATTTTCTTATGATTTGGTAAAAAAAGTATTTGGTGAATATATTCCTTTATCAATTTTAAAAAAATTAGCTGGAAACGATGTCTTAAATATGACACTTCTAGCTCTAAATTTAAGCGGTTACGTCAATGGAGTAGCCAAACGTCATTCTGAAGTATCCCGGAACATGTTTCCCGGATATATCATTCACGATATTACTAACGGTGTTCACAGCTTTACCTGGACTTCTAATTCCTTTCGTGAACTTTTTGACCGATATATTCCCGGCTGGGCTCGGGAAACCGAGCTCCTCACTCGAGTTGATATCATTCCCGATGAAGAAATCTGGGAAGCCGGTCAAGCTGAAAAGCGGGTTCTCTTAGATTTTGTTAAAGAAAAAACTGGTATCTCTTTAAACGAAAATATATTAACCATCGGATTTGCCCGCCGAATGACTGCTTATAAAAGGCCACACTTTATCTTTACTGATCTAGAAAGACTCAAAAGAGTGAAAAGAAAAGGTGACTTCCAGATTATCTTTGCTGGAAAAGCCCATCCTCACGATGAAGAGGGAAAGAGATTGATACAATCAATTATTCAAATAGCTAAAACTCTTCAAAATGAAATTAAAATCATTTTTCTTGAAGATTATAACATTGAGATAGCTAAAAAATTGGTTTGTGGAGTAGACGTCTGGCTCAATACTCCCCAAAGGCCTTTGGAAGCATCGGGAACCAGTGGAATGAAAGCAGCTCATAATGGAGCTCTCAACTTCAGTGTTTTAGATGGGTGGTGGGTGGAAGGTTGCCTGGAAGGAATTACTGGATGGGCAATTGGACCAGCACCAAACGAAAAAAGCGATCCGGCCGAGCAAAGCCGGGAAGAAATTGACGATTTATACAATAAGCTCGAATATCTAATTCTCCCAACCTATTACCAACGTATTGACTGGTGGATAAAAATGATGAAAAATTCAATTGGTAAGATTGCTTCCTATTTTAACACCCATCGTATGATGGAGCACTATATTACCGAAGCTTATTTTCATCATATTGTTACTCATCACACCAATGGAAACCGTTTGATTGTATAA
- the gltD_1 gene encoding Glutamate synthase (NADPH) small chain, with the protein MSNNRLNGRPKMPQRTVQERIRDFNEVPLGLEKWAAIEEAKRCLQCKKPSCMKGCPVEIDIPGFIGLLAQGKIDDAILKIKEKNSLPAICGRVCPQEEQCEILCVLGKKGQPIAVGYLERFLADYEREQGIELPKIPAQNGKKVAIIGSGPAGLTCAGDCAKMGYKVTIFEALHSAGGVLIYGIPEFRLPKAIVAQEVDYVKSLGVELELSVVVGKTLTFDDLRQDGFKAFFIGTGAGLPHFMNLPGENLNGIYSANEFLTRSNLMKAYRFPEYDTPTKVGRRVAVIGGGNVAMDSARTALRLGAEEVCLVYRRTKKEMPARIEEIERAEEEGINCIILTNPIGFIGNENKWVTGIECIQMELGEPDESGRRRPIPVPGSEFVVPADTVVVAIGQGPNPLLLETLPELKLNKRGYIEADEETGVTSIPGVYAGGDIVTGAATVISAMGAGKKAARAIHDYLDNKS; encoded by the coding sequence ATGTCAAATAATCGATTAAACGGACGTCCCAAAATGCCCCAGCGTACGGTTCAGGAAAGAATCCGTGATTTTAATGAAGTCCCGCTTGGTTTAGAGAAATGGGCAGCAATTGAAGAGGCCAAAAGATGTTTGCAGTGTAAAAAACCAAGTTGTATGAAGGGTTGTCCTGTTGAAATCGATATCCCTGGATTTATCGGTCTTTTAGCCCAAGGGAAGATTGATGACGCTATTTTGAAAATCAAGGAAAAAAATAGTCTTCCAGCTATTTGTGGGAGAGTCTGCCCTCAAGAAGAGCAATGCGAAATTTTATGTGTGCTGGGTAAAAAAGGCCAACCGATAGCGGTTGGTTATTTAGAGAGATTTTTAGCTGATTATGAAAGAGAACAAGGTATTGAGTTACCAAAAATACCTGCTCAAAACGGAAAAAAAGTAGCAATTATTGGATCAGGTCCGGCTGGCCTTACTTGTGCTGGAGATTGCGCCAAAATGGGATATAAAGTAACGATATTTGAAGCACTCCATTCTGCTGGAGGAGTTTTAATTTATGGTATTCCTGAATTTCGTCTTCCCAAGGCGATCGTCGCTCAGGAGGTTGATTATGTCAAATCCTTGGGTGTTGAGCTTGAATTAAGTGTGGTTGTCGGAAAAACCTTAACCTTTGATGATTTACGCCAGGATGGCTTTAAAGCCTTTTTCATTGGAACCGGAGCTGGATTGCCTCATTTCATGAACCTTCCTGGTGAAAATTTAAATGGGATTTATTCGGCGAATGAGTTTCTAACCCGCTCTAATCTCATGAAAGCTTATCGGTTTCCAGAATATGACACTCCCACTAAAGTTGGTCGCCGGGTAGCGGTTATAGGTGGTGGAAATGTAGCCATGGATTCAGCGCGAACCGCACTGCGATTGGGTGCTGAAGAAGTTTGTTTGGTTTATCGAAGGACGAAAAAAGAAATGCCAGCTCGAATTGAAGAAATTGAACGAGCCGAAGAAGAAGGCATTAATTGTATCATCCTCACTAATCCCATTGGTTTTATTGGGAATGAAAATAAATGGGTTACCGGCATTGAATGCATTCAAATGGAATTAGGGGAGCCGGATGAAAGTGGTCGACGTCGGCCAATTCCAGTTCCAGGTTCGGAATTTGTTGTCCCGGCTGATACGGTGGTCGTGGCTATTGGACAAGGACCAAATCCTTTACTGCTCGAAACCTTACCGGAATTAAAACTCAATAAACGGGGATACATTGAAGCTGACGAAGAAACCGGTGTAACCAGTATACCAGGAGTATATGCTGGGGGTGACATTGTAACCGGTGCTGCTACAGTCATTTCTGCTATGGGTGCGGGGAAAAAAGCAGCTCGAGCCATTCATGATTATTTAGATAATAAATCTTGA